One window of Hydractinia symbiolongicarpus strain clone_291-10 chromosome 3, HSymV2.1, whole genome shotgun sequence genomic DNA carries:
- the LOC130637030 gene encoding MAM and LDL-receptor class A domain-containing protein 1-like produces FFGSYIFILLSQTGNGKTTTVAKTTTKIPTTTTKIPTTTTKRPTTTTKRPTTTTKKTTTPRATTSTTTTPLTPPSTITFNCSFDKDLCGLEQSKTDKLDWNLQAGRTISSRTGPNGDRTSEGGKYIYLEASGVRRKGDDAIISTPFMQFSNQPQCLEFFYHMYGSQMGNLVVFLEDKNGKRETLFQVVGNKGNKWHQKLVNLAGDYGVWKKIVFRGIRGSGYASDIAIDDLYIYQSPCPNLPSPTLLSCSFEHTFCEWKNGGDFKWQRLRGSTLSMGTGPSFSATGITGYYIYTEASYPRVMFDKASLTSPFVYTSSPMCMSMFVHMMGNGIGSLSVTAVTKDGKTIKLFYAEGQMSKHWTNVAVDLPVQAAMTLQIKAAVGKNYQGDIAVDNILVQPGRCPKKQKVEMSCNFEQNCPLQYKTPSSFHCAPVKTTTTTNGAKNSFLSWSNTCGRKAGQVEIAIPKVSPRGSCMSFNYTIRNKGTCRINVYHVFKDGTRTYTTRQPYIYDRAEGVWVHHSVPLTNSPNQSGHKVRLTTNSMSSCKYVGIDDIVVKDGLCG; encoded by the exons ttttttgggTCTTATATATTTATTCTCCTTTCTCAAACAGGAAATGGAAAAACTACTACTGTTGCAAAGACAACCACAAAGATACCGACAACAACTACAAAGATACCGACAACAACTACAAAGAGACCGACAACAACTACTAAAAGACCGACAACGACCACGAAAAAGACGACAACACCCCGCGCTACCACCTCAACCACTACAACTCCTTTAACCCCGCCTAGCACAATAACATTCA ATTGCAGTTTTGACAAAGACCTTTGTGGATTGGAACAGAGCAAGACAGACAAACTTGATTGGAATTTGCAGGCAGGAAGAACAATAAGTTCGCGAACAGGTCCCAATGGAGATCGTACTTCAGAGGGTGGAAAATACATTTACTTGGAAGCATCAGGCGTAAGAAGAAAGGGTGATGATGCAATAATTTCAACACCTTTTATGCAATTCTCTAATCAACCACAATGTCTAGagtttttttatcacatgtatGGCTCACAGATGGGTAACCTGGTCGTCTTCCTAGAAGATAAGAATGGAAAAAGGGAAACTTTGTTTCAAGTGGTTGGAAATAAGGGCAATAAATGGCATCAAAAGCTAGTTAACTTAGCCGGTGATTACGGAGTATGGAAGAAG ATTGTCTTTAGAGGAATAAGGGGTTCAGGATACGCATCTGACATTGCTATTGACGATCTTTACATTTACCAATCACCATGCCCTAATTTACCATCTCCAA CTTTGTTGTCGTGCAGTTTCGAACACACATTTTGTGAGTGGAAAAACGGTGGCGACTTCAAGTGGCAACGTTTACGAGGTTCGACTCTATCAATGGGAACTGGACCAAGTTTTAGTGCAACTGGAATTACTG GATACTACATATACACTGAGGCATCTTATCCACGTGTTATGTTTGATAAAGCCTCGTTGACATCTCCATTTGTTTACACGTCAAGTCCTATGTGTATGAGTATGTTTGTTCACATGATGGGTAATGGAATCGGATCTCTATCGGTGACTGCTGTCACAAAAGATGGAAAAACCATAAAATTATTCTATGCTGAAGGCCAAATGTCAAAACATTGGACCAATGTTGCTGTAGATTTACCAGTTCAAGCTGCAATGACT ttGCAAATTAAAGCTGCAGTTGGCAAAAACTATCAAGGAGATATTGCTGTTGATAATATTCTTGTGCAACCTGGCCGGTGCCCAAAGAAACAAAAGGTGGAGATGTCCTGCAATTTTGAACAAAACTGCCCACTTCAATATAAAACTCCTTCTTCTTTTCACTGTGCACCAGTTAAAACAACTACTACTACTAATGGAGCCAAAA ACTCATTCCTTTCGTGGAGTAATACATGTGGTCGCAAAGCTGGTCAAGTTGAGATTGCTATTCCAAAAGTGTCTCCTCGTGGCTCCTGTATGAGCTTTAACTACACTATCCGTAATAAGGGAACTTGCCGAATCAACGTTTATCACGTGTTCAAGGATGGAACACGAACGTACACAACTAGGCAGCCTTACATTTATGATCGTGCTGAAGGAGTGTGGGTACATCACAGTGTTCCTTTGACAAATTCGCCGAATCAAAGTGGGCATAAG GTTCGTCTCACTACAAACTCTATGTCATCATGCAAATATGTTGGTATTGATGACATTGTAGTAAAGGATGGTTTATGCGGTTAA